CTTCTGCTCCCACGTCTGGGTCTGCACCACGCCCATCTCCGCGTTCGCCGGGTTGATGAACATGCGCGTGTAGGGCACCACGTTGGGTTCGCGGTAGTCCCAGCCGTTGGCGCGCGACAGCACGCCCTCCGCGCTCAACGTCGTGAAGCGGTAGCGGTCTCCCCACCCCACACCGGTGATGTCCGCGTTGCCGTCCCCGTCGAAGCGCATGTCTCCATACGGAGAGCGCACGTCCGCGTGGATGGCGTCGGGCGGCGCGAGCGACGCGTCATGGGTGATGGCGTAGAGCGGGTGGCTCCTGCCGGTGGCGAACAGGTAGTGCACCGTCACATTGACGACGTGGCCGTCGAGCGTGAGCGGCCAGCGGAACTCATGCAGCGCGTGGTGGCGGCCCTCGAAGACGGTGCGCCCGGTGCCTTGGATTTTCTCCGTCCAGTTGCCCCACGTCTCCGAGGCGCGCAGGTGGCTCGCCACGATGCCCCAGCCCGGCACTTCGTCCGAGCCGTCACAGACGCGCGGCGTGCCCGCCACGTCATACGTGTAGCGGCGCACGTAGCCGCCCGTCCAATCGGCGGGGTCCGGGGCATCGTTGCGGACCAGGGACGCCGAGCGCGGCTTGCAGTGCGCGTCTCGCCATTCGTAGCGGTCGGCGCGAAAGCCTTCCAGGTTCACATCGCGCTCCAGCCGGAGCGGTCCGCAGCCCGTCTCCCTGGACGGGTCTGGACGGGCGTCCTTGCCACTGCAAGCGGCCAGCAGCGCGCCCAGGAGCGCGGGCGTGGCGAGTGACGCGGCGGTCTTCAGCAGGTGGGGCTTCATCGGGGTGCGTCCCTCGGGCGGCCAACAGCGGTTCCCGCCCCTTCCTGCCAAACCCGCCTACCGTGAATCAATGCGGGCCCGCGCGTGAAACGGATTCACGCGCGGCCCCCATCCATCCCACGGGGCGCGTGCCCGGACGTCCGCTCAGCGCGCCGTGGCGTTGCCCCGCGACTGGTGCCACGCGGCCAGCACTTCCCGCTCCCGCTCCGCGGAGAGGCCCGCGCGCAGCTTCGCCTGCCGCTCCGGTGGCAGCGTCTTGAACCACGCCACCGTGTCGCGGAGCGTCTCCTCCAGCGGCCGGAACGTCAGCCCCGCGGCCAGCGCCTTGGCGATGCTCAGGTTCCCGAGCCCGCCCATCTCACCATCCCGCGGCACCCATGCGGGCATGTCCGACCAGGACTCCACCTTGTGCTGCGTGAGGAACGCGGTGTCCACCCACGTGAAGCGCGCGTCGCTTCCCAGCGCCTTCTTGCTCGCCTCCAGGAAGTCGCGCATCAGCAGGGCCTGGCTGGGGCCGGTGGCGTTGTAGATGCCCGTCACGCTGCGCTCCACGGAGCGGATGATCCACGCGGCCAGGTCACGCGCGTCGATGAACTGCAACGGGTCCGCGCCGTCACCAGGCGCCAGGACCTCTCCGCCCTGGGCCACGCGCAGCGGCCAGTAGGAGAAGCGGTCGGACGAATCCGCGGGCCCGACGATGAGGCCCGGGCGCACGTTGAGGACGCGGCCCGGCATCGCGGCCTCGGCGGCCTGCTCACAGAGCGCCTTGAGGGCGCCGTAGTGCTTCATCACCTCTTCCGTCGTCGGGTCGTCCACGGTGGCGACCGCCGCCGTCTCGTCGAGACCCTGCTTCGTCATCTCCTGGTAGACGGAGATGGAAGACACGAAGGTGTAGTGTTTGACGTGAGGCGCCAGCAGCTCGGCGGAGGCGCGGACGATGCGGGGCACATAGCCAGAGGTGTCCACCACCGCGTCCCACGTGCGGCCCTGGAGCGCCTTCAGGCCCTCGCCCTTGTTCGGGTCGCGGTCACCCGCGAGCTTCTCCACATCCGGGAAGAGGCCCGGGTTCGTCTTCCCGCGGTTGAAGAGGGTGAGCGTGTGGCCGCGCGAGCGCGCGTACTCCACCAGCGCGGGCCCCAGGA
This genomic window from Myxococcus hansupus contains:
- a CDS encoding NAD-dependent epimerase/dehydratase family protein; the encoded protein is MTLSRRRVIQGAAALGSLWAMGCATTGASGAGATSTQGQGEQASAPAAPLRILILGGTAFLGPALVEYARSRGHTLTLFNRGKTNPGLFPDVEKLAGDRDPNKGEGLKALQGRTWDAVVDTSGYVPRIVRASAELLAPHVKHYTFVSSISVYQEMTKQGLDETAAVATVDDPTTEEVMKHYGALKALCEQAAEAAMPGRVLNVRPGLIVGPADSSDRFSYWPLRVAQGGEVLAPGDGADPLQFIDARDLAAWIIRSVERSVTGIYNATGPSQALLMRDFLEASKKALGSDARFTWVDTAFLTQHKVESWSDMPAWVPRDGEMGGLGNLSIAKALAAGLTFRPLEETLRDTVAWFKTLPPERQAKLRAGLSAEREREVLAAWHQSRGNATAR